Part of the Notamacropus eugenii isolate mMacEug1 chromosome 5, mMacEug1.pri_v2, whole genome shotgun sequence genome is shown below.
AAGCTGCTTATGACCACACAGGGGGAGCTGTATAGTGAGAGAGCACTGGATCAAAGAGGTGGCAAGGCCACTGAGCCAGGCTGTGGCAGCCAGTGACAGGCAGAGCCGAGGATGCATGATGACTGCATAGTGAAGAGGGCGGCAGACTGCTGCATAGCGGTCATAGGCCATGACAGTCAAGAGAATGCACTCAGTGGATCCCAAATCCATGGCCACATAGAGTTGAGCTATGCACCCACCGTAGCTCATGCTCTTGTCTTTGCTTCTCATCGTGACCAACAATTGTGGAGCTACACTGGTGGTGAAACAGAGGTCTAGGAAGGACAGGTTGGTAAGGAAGAAATACATTGGGGTGTGCAGTTTGGGATCTAGGCAGGACACCAAGATGATGATTGTGTTCCCCACCAGGTTCAAGATGTAGAAGATCAAGATAATCACAAAGAGGACTGTCTCCAACTGGGGCTTGTCAGAGAAACCCAAGAGAATGAAGCTTTCATGGGAGTTGTTGTTTTGCTTCATTGACTTTCAGCATTGAGCTCCTGTTGGGATGCTAAGGCAAGATTGCGTGTTAGTACATAgcttaaagaaggaaatgaagtaaACATGGTTAAAGACAGAATCTTCTCCTCCAATCTTAGCTAGCAAGTGGCCCATTGAGAATGTACCACTGTTTTTAAACAAGgttaaacaaaatgaaacagtgtCTTCCTAGTGGAGCCCAGGTCCTGATAGAGGAAGAATGCCATCCAAGACCTTGTAGATAAGGTTCCCAAATAAGTAGCAGCTTGGTGTACTGGACAGCAATCTACCTGGAAGTCAGGGCACTTGGCTTTGAGTCACAACTATGTCACAAATGGTGTATGGGACCTCAGACAAGACAGTCTCTTTAGGACTCCGAGTCCTCATTTGCATAAAAGATAGATTAACCTAcacaatttctatttcttctgtctataaaattccatgattctcaATATTCAATGAtgttaagaaaataagaaaaaagccaAATTAATCAATTGACTGCCCATAAAGGAAATAATGGATGTAACACCCATTTTTACTTTTTAGTTGTttctttttatgcatttaataatagtaacaataataataatagccaatagTTTAAATCACTTTAacaattatctcatctgatccccacaacatttcaagaaaacctacatGTTTAAGACTGTGTGCTAAgttgaaagctgtccatcttgTTTTTGCTTCCTTATAGGTTTTCTTTAGTTCTCTGCCATACACTTTTTtacttggttattttttttttttgcttctttttcttaaaggaaatctctatctccctctctgtctctctgtttctttgtctctaagtctttccctctctccttctccctcctcttcctctctctctccctctctctctctgttctctctcacctctctgtctctatttctgccAACATAGTGTAACTTTAGGCAACTTCCTTTTAAATTAATGCCCTGAAGCGACTCAAGTGTGACCATCTCTTTGCTGCCTACAGGATTGAAAGACAATAGGATcatgtaaaggggaaaaaaaagcagccAAACATGTAATATGTTAAAGAACCATGAGATTGGCAGGAGCTCTCCTTCCTGTTTGACATATGAAGATGTAAAGGCTCCATGAGGTTTTGTGCTCAAGATTACAGAGCTAGTGTCAGActtgggacttgaatccagaactCCTAAAAGGAAGTCCTTTGATCCTCCCATTCTGTCCTAATACTGCATAGCCCTAGAACCATTGACAGCACATTTCTCATCATGTTCTGCAGTTTTTCAAGTATTCCACAGTTACCTCCAGGGTTTAAGGTTGTCTGATGTGAATCTGCTCCAATATTGTATAACAACCATAAAACCCAAGAGAAGGGAACTTAGGCACCTTGAAATCAGTGGGGAACTGGGTAAAACCATATTTGACAAGGCAAGTTTCTCATTGTTGTATCATACTTCTGGGAGGTTCATTGGGTATTTGCAGGATCTCTTTTGGACTCTAACTCTTATTTCCTTGAGTACAGTTGGATGTCTACAAGGCAGCTAAggaatgcagtggatagagctctgaacatgaagtcaggaatacctgagttcaaatctagcctcagacatctaTCAGCCATGTGATTCTAGAGAAATTTGCTCAAAttactatctgcctcagtttcactgattgtaaaaagggataataatggcaACTACCTAATAGGTGAGGATCCAAtaagatgttatttttaaagcatttaacacagtgcctggtacataggaaaAACTATATACATGCTTATTCTTTCTCCCCCTACATTTTGACATGCCTACATTTTTACTATGCAACACGAGTGTCTCATTGGGCTTTCTATCGATGAGCATCACACAGTTTTACAATCAATAAGTGATTGGATTTGTCCACTACCAGGGTCTTAATATGTCACCATGTCTATTCTATTGACTTTCTTTCTCCACTTGATTTAGTTGCTAAAGTCAGTCTGTTAAACAAATAGATTTAATTCCTTCCTGATATTGTCACTTTTAACCCATTTCAAGGCCATAGACAACCCACCTGTCCTTAACTTGGTGGCTTACCAATTTGTGGATCTGATCAgttgtaaagaaaagaaaattttagagaAGAATGTGTTAAGCTCAAGAAGCAGTGTGACATTATAGCTAGagaactggtcttggaatcaTGAAGGTCTCTGTTTGAGTTCAATCTCTGATGCCTAGTGGCTATTtgactctgtctctcttcccccaaaaaataatGCAGGCAATGAAGCATAGTATGATCTCACtgatggaaagaaaattgaaaaagaatatCCTATTGTTGCAGTAATTCAAGTAAATGAATAGTCAATTCTGAGCAATTTGAGCattctcatttactttttatCATTATGTTGGAGACAGGTTTTCTCCCCTTCAATCTCAAGAAGACATACTTGTCTGTATTTTACAACTGGCTGAATCAGTCTGAATCAGCCCTCTTTTCCTTgacccctttcccctttcctttaccTCCTCAACATAAAAACCACCAATAAGAACATTAACATTAGCATCCTGGAGTTTGGATGGCTCTTAATGACAATGGACTTGAACTGCTTTTATATTTCTGATAAAGACACTTCAGGCCAAAAGATATTTCAGTAATTTTCCAATAGTTCACAGGATGTTAATATCAATGATATTACTGGGAGCTGTAATAATAGTAACCCTTCATTCTAATGGTGTTCTTTTAGACTTTTTTCAAGGCATTAGGCATATACAGTTATTTGTGTTCCTATTTGTTTATCATAGATTAGAAAATgtaacacaaaaaaatgaagtcatttacCCAATATCACATTGAAAGCTCAAGATTCAAGTTCCCTGACTCTTATACCCATTGTCCCTCATATTATGCTTGTGACTACAATATTTGCAAGCACATTGTGATGATCTGAGCTTCAAACTGAGGCTCCTGGGGTCAGAAACTATCTTTTTTGTCACTAAATGGAGTGGCTAAGAGAGTTTAATTCCTCCCaggaaatgaaaagcattttctaCGTGTCTTTTATCCAATGCTATGACTACTACTAGTCTATCTACATCACTGAATGTGCTCAATATCCCTCAATGGCTTCCTactgctgtgaggataaaataaaaaattctacaGTCTTGTATTTAAAATGCCAGACGCAATGACCTTCTCCTACCTTTGTCATCCTATtttatattactccccttcatattttatattactcCCCTATCTTTTCCAGTCTAACTGACCGACTGAAATCACTCTGTAATCAGAACTCTCTCCCCTACTGTCCTGCCTCTGTGCATCTGTATTGTACACCTTGTAACTCCCCTTCACCTGTCTTATTAGAATATTTGTTACTTCAAGACTTACCTCTGGGGCCACCTTTTACTAAATACCTTTCCTAATAATATACTGTTGGTGTCTTCATTCCCtaaattcataggatcacagatctttTTAACCCAAGTCAAGCATTCTAGATATAACACCACACTGCTTCACCTTAAGTAGACTCATTTGGGTATGTTATAtgcctctattagaatataagttcctggaGAAGAGTGTCTTTCCTTTTggtctttatatttttatcaccTGGCATAGTACCATTCTtatattaaatgcttaaaaatgGTTCTTGACtcaaattcaattgaattgaacaaAAAGTTACCACTTAGAATATTTAAGAATCTGTGAAAGGTACTGGCGATACTAAGACCAATATGAAGGAATACCTGTACCTTGATGTAAGATATgttcaagaaaattaaaaagaggcATTTCTAAAACAATACAGACCAGTTTCAAAAGGCAGAGAAAGCTCTGAAGTGGAGGAACCTGGAAGTGTCTTGTGTACAAAGACATACCTTTTATGGGCTGGGAAGTAAGTTAGAGATTCTCTGAGGCGTATAGAGCTGATCAGTTCCAGTTACAGTAGATTGAGAGAAGCAGGAGACAGCCCATCATGTACTGAGAATAGACAGCAGGATGATCTGAATTCAATACAGAGTAAATGAAAGAGAGTCATATGAAGTAAGTCTGGGAAGGGAGGCAGCAGACTGATTAGAAAAAAAGCTCATCTGAGACGTTGATTTGTTATGCCACATGGAATGGTGAGACACTGaaaatttctctctgtctctctgtctctctgtctctgtctttctgtctgtctctctccctgcatgtgtgtgtgtgtgtgtgtgtgtgtgtgtatttgtgtgtttgtgttggGGCTCTGGGTAGTAGGAGGCCTGACATGGCCACAATGGTCTTTTCATACTCTCAGTTTGGTGGCATTTTGGAcacagtttggaaaaaggaagatTGGATCCACTGAAACTAATTAAGAAACTATTGCCATAGtacagggaatagaggtgaagaGCATCTGAATAAGGTAACAGTAGCACAggtatggagaagggaaagggggatcATTTGGGGACCAGGATCAATAGAATTTGAGAACCAATTGTATGGAGAGGAGATTGTTGaactaaaaatatttgttatctaAAATCAGCAGTCTCTATCAAGatttctccccatcctttccaaatctttcttccCTATGACCCACCTGGAAACTTCTGCAGCAGCCCCATTGTCAGGGTAAGGCACCATCTTCTTCCTTGATGGCAATGAGCTGGAAACTACTCACTCTGTTTCTTCCACTTGGATGCTTTCAAGAGAGGACTTCAAGACACTAATTTACAGTGTATTCTATCAGGGGATAGAGAGGTATTGGTGTCCCAGAGGAAGTGTGGGAATCCTGCTATATGCATTGGCATTTGTTAATTGGAGAAAGTGTGCAGGATCATCTCTGAAGAAGGATGATAAGCCTTAATCAGATTCAACCACTTTTCATGAGTGAGTGCAATAAGAAAATGCAAGGTAGCTAgggttcccagcagggagggagAGTCAAGGTTTAGGAAAAGGCATTATTTATACTGAGGACACTTCAAGGACCATGAATCCCCATTTGCTAATTAAGCATTGAAAGATACATTCAGATGCATGGTCCTCAGAGAAATAGCTTAGGAAATGATGTCTGAGTAATTCCTGGACTTTAGATGCCCAAAGGGGAAGCAGTTACTGAAGGACAGGTGCTGCTCCTCTGTCCAAACCTTATTTGATTGAATTTAGTTGAGTTTTCATCTGTcactgagttcatatttgatcatcttttttaaaaataggaaagggatgAAACTGATTTTATAAGTAAATATAGAATTGACTGTTCAACTTGGAGAAGCTGTTGTGGTGGTGGGAACACCTTGTATCTTGTGTCTTGAAGCACACGGAAAGCTTTGACAAGGCGCTGCTGGTAAAAAGCTGTTTTCCATATATGAAGTCATTGTTTGAGAAATATAATAGTATTGGCAGATTCAGGTTTTATATATTTACGagtctttatttttgtcttttaaggaTTTTATTGTATATTGTAAACTTAATCATCAATGGAaactttttaaagacaaagaacaggggaaaatattatataatgaaaatgatcTTCTATCATATAGTTTCTTCACCTTCccagatgtcatggtcttcttcaaaaatgaaggacaaatacaacaacctttaaatatatatatttttatatacatatatatatatatatataatgtgtatatatgcatatacacacatatatatgtaaatacaaagtAGTAACAAAATTGTGCTAGTTATGGCTCCTTCTGTacagcctttttttcctttgcattttcaaAAATGTTGCTGATATTCTTTTGCAAAAAATATTCCTTTCACCACTCACTAACTGACCTCCTCCTATCTCCTGAGTAGAAACCCTCTCTTGTAGCAAATATGTGTAATTAAACCAAATCCATGTATTGGCAAGGTCTGAAAATATGTGTTTCATTCAGTACATCTAATCTATCACCTGTCTTCCAAGAGGTGAAAAGAATGTTTAACCATTAGACtttttattaagttttttttaaggTGAAAGTTTtgaagatttaaatttattttaaacttaagtaaaaaataagaaaagaaagaaattatcatGTATGCAGCAGAATGTGAAAGGATTCAATTTTAAGTAATAAATTCCTGTTTCaggaaaacatacatatatacatacacacatatatgtatgtatatatatacgtatttatatacgtatatacatgtatatgcgtatgtataCAATGCTTTCAGATTTGTGCagcttttctctgcttccttgtagattttcttttgttctattataccctctttttaatttatttttccctccattccccCTAACCCAAAAGAAGACTGCAGAAGGCTATAGTTAAGTGtagatatacaaacatacatacatatgtgtgtatataagtgtgtatgtatacaatacatacatacatacataaacacacatatatgcgtgtatattatacatacatagatgtctgtaaacatacacataatatacgcagacacatatatgtaagactactatgcttatttcctcctagtATCTGTTTTCTGAAGGTGCATAAGGTGgacttccttcataagtccaagtcttatcatatttttctaaattgaccatcatttcctacaccacagcaacaTTTCAACTCAATCCCATTGTGTCTGAGAGATTGTCTGTGAaagttttttcccctaattttctgcattccttctattttgGGCtacattatttatataaaaattaatataaaatcatcaaaattcttaattttacacttcaacaaccTTATAATATGGTTTAAAGTCTGATTCTACTGAATcttcttcctttacatcttttcccCCTCtagtttctttgaagttcttgaccttttgttcttctctaAATGAACTATTTTGCTAACTATATACTTTGCTAagtattttttttagtaatttaattgggatatgattacataaatagattagataggtaaaattatcatttttaaagtatattgcCCTTCCCTATCCATGaacaacaaatattatttcaaatatttagatttaactttatttttataaaaaaaaagtgtattctCTTTATATTAGCATAGTTACTGTGTCTATTTTGGCAGGTGTACTCTCagatattttgggaggagaagtgaggttgcctgcacagccctccctccagtcatgtcatcatttctctgatgacatgatcttctttggcaaaggacgaacacaatcccgtgagtagacacagctgactgaatggggacccagctggcTAGGTAACTCaacttctcctctcctgtctgcctccccctcccctttcttctcctctctaaagaaaggtaaatttggatggccataagatgtcctcttcccctcccctccccttctcctccccctcccctttcttttccttcccctccgctttccttccttttccttccctctgtcctgtGGGACAGCAATGAACTCCCGCCTAAGGACTGTTCTGGATCCTCCTaactttacagtgattatcaatggtaactgttgctgtttcttttgttgttatgtctttctttttcttggcctcattaaaggggccatgccctggctacttcttaaacaggcctattcaatgagtgggcattacctcaccctaactAAGTACCTGCAGAGACCATAGCCTAAAGgtcccaaggtctcccagtgcatcctgggccatctccagtcatcctgatgaatatctggtccctggattcagatggctctggaggagaagtgaggctggtgacctgcacagccctccctcactcaaaacaaagtcaggtgcaagtcatgtcatcatttctctgaaggcatggtcttcttcaaaaaggaaggatgaacacaatgttctaaaacaatattgagtAATACGGCTGACagagtgtagtttccctatttttctcttttgattaaatttattttagctttaactttgtgtgaaattatgattactacctctactttttttacataatcaattctacttctgacatttattttacatgtgtgtgtgtgtgtatgtctcatTTTTCTAGTATTTCCTGAAAGTAAAATATggtttaattcatatttttaatttactatcagttttcattttgtggataaattcattccattcacatttgaAGGCATAATTATTTGTCAtatgtttttctccttcctcactaTCATTTCCACCATATTCTTACCTCTCCTCACtgctctactttacttctactggCTCCTTAACCAACCTACCCCTCCAGTATTTCCTCCCTTATTCTCTCTCCTTACCCAAttcccttgccctcttatttctttctgattacagtagacttttatacatacatatatacatgcacatatatgtgtatgaatgtatgtattcATGTAAGTATGTATAATTTTTTCATCAACCTATTCCTGATGAGAGTAAACAAAATTACCTGCCTTCCCCTCCTAGCTTCTTCTGtgtcaatttttccttttttcatcatttgtatgagataattgctccttGTTATCTCTACTTAcatatgcttattttttttagaatcaccccattaCACTCATTTCCATCCGAGCTTTTCTTTCAAAttcctgaaataaaaataataacaatagaacatatattttcatatttaaaaataaataatttgaccTCACtcagtcccttataattggtacttgatgtttactttatatttctcctggatattaTGTCAACTTTTCCCTTAATTTCTACTGGTTTTGTGACAAATATCTGAAAGTCTTTTAGTCCATTGTGACCAGTTTTctattcaggattatacttaactttgctggataaGCTACTCTTGGTCATAACCCTAGATCTTTTGCACTattaaatacaatattccaagacCTATGATCCTTCATCACAGTAGTGGCTAGGTCTTCTGTAATCCCTGTTGTGACTTCACAAtatttactctttttctttttgcttccaatatttttctctataacctgagagctttgaaacttgcttatgatattcctgtaagtttttctCCTGGGATGACTTTCAGgtgatgattggtggatttttttctatttctactttgccttcttgttctagaacttcagggcaattttcccaGGTTATTTCCTGTAATATTGCATTAAGATTCTTTTTTAGTCATAATTTTCAGACAGTTtaattattcttatattattcctcctcattctgttttccagatcaatttttgtt
Proteins encoded:
- the LOC140508488 gene encoding olfactory receptor 2G6-like, producing MKQNNNSHESFILLGFSDKPQLETVLFVIILIFYILNLVGNTIIILVSCLDPKLHTPMYFFLTNLSFLDLCFTTSVAPQLLVTMRSKDKSMSYGGCIAQLYVAMDLGSTECILLTVMAYDRYAAVCRPLHYAVIMHPRLCLSLAATAWLSGLATSLIQCSLTIQLPLCGHKQLDHIFCEVPVLIKLACVDTTFNEVQLFVASVVFLVVPVSLILVSYGYITQAILKIKSATGRRKAFGTCSSHLVVVIIFYGTIIFMYLQPVKTRSKDQGKFVSLFYTIVTPLLNPLIYTLRNKDVKGALKKLILGKAIG